In one Gossypium hirsutum isolate 1008001.06 chromosome D09, Gossypium_hirsutum_v2.1, whole genome shotgun sequence genomic region, the following are encoded:
- the LOC107893015 gene encoding LOB domain-containing protein 25, which produces MSSSSYSSSPCAACKFLRRKCMPDCIFAPYFPPEEPQKFANVHKIFGASNVSKLLNEVPTFQREDAVNSLAYEAEARLKDPVYGCVGAISVLQRQVITLQRELDATNANLFRYAYNEMPPLRPPQPPPPSAAGQSSAFCYPYQWNDPSDEDNERSSGGNM; this is translated from the coding sequence ATGTCTTCATCAAGCTATTCGAGTTCCCCATGTGCAGCCTGCAAGTTTTTGAGGAGAAAATGCATGCCAGATTGCATTTTTGCACCATATTTCCCACCAGAGGAGCCCCAAAAATTCGCCAATGTTCACAAGATATTTGGTGCAAGCAATGTTAGCAAACTGCTCAATGAAGTCCCAACTTTTCAAAGGGAAGATGCAGTGAACTCACTTGCTTATGAAGCTGAGGCAAGACTTAAAGATCCCGTTTATGGCTGCGTTGGAGCCATTTCAGTGCTGCAAAGGCAGGTTATTACACTCCAAAGGGAATTGGATGCTACCAATGCTAATTTATTCCGATATGCCTACAACGAAATGCCACCACTGCGACCTCCGCAGCCACCGCCACCGTCGGCAGCTGGCCAGAGTTCTGCTTTTTGTTATCCCTATCAGTGGAATGACCCTTCTGATGAAGACAATGAGAGATCAAGTGGTGGAAACATGTAA